The region CGACATCAATGACGACAGCGCCTTCACGTACATGTTCGGCCTTGAGAAATTCGGGACGGCCAATAGCAGCGATGATGATGTCTGCCTTCTGGGTAATAAAAGCGAGGTCTTGGGTGCGGGAGTGGGCGACCGTGACGGTGGCGTCGCCGCCGGGGCCTTTGGCCATCAGCAGCAGGGCCATGGGCTTGCCCACGATCATGCTGCGGCCTAGGACGACGGCGTTGGCACCTTTGGTTTCGATGCCGGCATCCATAAGCAGGCGCTGGCAGCCTAGGGGCGTGCAGGGGACAAAGCCGGTGGGATCCTCCAGGGCCAGCTTAGCCACGTTCACGGGGTGGAATCCGTCCACATCCTTGGCCGGGTCAATGGCGCGCACGATGGCGGCTTCATCAATGTGCGGCGGCGGAGGGCTCTGAACGAGGATGCCGTGGATTGCGGGGTCGTTGTTCAGCGCGTGAACATGGGCCAGCACTTCCTCTTGAGTCGTACTGGCGGGCAGTTCCAACTTCACCGAATGCAGGCCGAGATCGCGGCACTTTTTGTCTTTGGACCGAACGTAGGCGCGGGAGGCGGGATCGTCGCCGATAAGCACCACGGCGAGGCCGGGTTTCTTGCCCACCGCCGCGAGGGCGGCGATGTCACGACGGCATTCTTCGAGGACTTTTTCAGCGACGGCGGCTCCAGAGATCAGTTGCATCTCTTTTGGTGAATCAGGCCGGGGGCGGAGTCAACGACGATCCCAGCCGGGAGGGAGCGGAATTCATCATTGACGTACAGCATGTTTTTTGTCCAAACCAACTGCTGATCTGCCTTATATGGACCAGTATGACTACCCGCCGATCCTTCCTTTCTGCCGTGACCGCTGCTCTGGGCGGCTCTCTTTTCGCTGCCAATGGTCAGCCTAAGAAAGTGCTGCTGATGTCCGCCTGGGACACGGTGAATATAGGAGACATCGGCCATACTCCAGGGACTCTGCACATCCTGGAGCAGCACTTACCAGAGGTGAAGGTGGTGGTCTGGGCCATGAAATTGGATGAACGTGTGCTGGCTATGCTGAAGCGCCGTTTTCCAAAAGCGGAATTTCTCCAGGGAAATCTCACCGGTAAAAAGCCGAATGACGAAGCTCTTCGCGCGGCCATCGCGAGCTGTGACGTTTTTATCCGCAATTCCGGCATGGGGCAAGATACAAGCTGGATGAAGCACTGCCGAGACCTGGGCAAACCCTACGGCGTGTATGGTCAATCCTATTTTGACACCATGGTGACTGGGGATAAAGGCGCGGAAAACATGGCGCTGCTGAATACGGCTGCTTTCATTTATACACGGGAAAGTCGCACGCTAAAGATGCTGCAAGGAGCTGGGGTGAAGACGCCGGTGCTAGAATTTGCACCCGATGGCTGCTTTGGCATTGATGTGCGGGATGAGGAGCGCGGTCTCGCCACCATGAAAAAACTGGGGTTGGAGGACAAAAAATTCATCACGGTGTTGCTGCGGACAAATACCCCTAAAGCTCCCGGTGTGGATGACCCACGCCCACAGAAACTGAATCCGCTTCACCCCACTCCTCAGCAAGTGGAGGATGATCAACGCCGGGCTGCTGGATTCCGTGAACTGATCACGAAATGGGTGCAGGCCACGGGCTACAAGGTGCTCATCGCCCCGGAGACTTTCAAGGAAATGGAGCATAACAAACGATTGATTCATGATCCACTGCCGAAGGAGATCCAGAAGCATGTGGTGAACCTGGAGTACTTTTGGAATGCCGATGAGGCCGCCTCCATCTTTGCGCGAGCGCACACGGTGGTGTGCCATGAGCCGCATTCCCCCATCATTGCCCTCGCCAATGGCACACCCATCATCCACTGGTTCTCAGAGTTCCACGGCCTGAAGTGCTGGATGTTTGAGGACATCGGCCTGAAGGATTGGCTACTGGAAATTGATACGATCCCAGCGGAAACGGTTTTCCAGACGGTGATGGCCATCGAGAAGGATTACCCTGCCGCCCAGGCCAAGGTCAAGAAGGCCATGGACTTTGTGAAAGAACGCCAGACTTCCACCATGAGCGTGGTGGGGAAAGTTATCCAGGCTCGATGAATGGGCGGATGGAGGCTGCGGGTTTTACCCTTTAGGACCCGCTGTCATCCATGGAATGTAGCAGTGCGAGGAAACATGATTTGGGGTGGGCTCGTATTTGTCTGCGTCCTGAATCCACTGAATTTATGTGCCGCTTTTTTATTGCTCTCTGTTTGCTGACCCAGGTCGTTAGAGCGGGTGTTTATGAGCCCGATTGGGCTTCGATCACGCCGCGTCGAGTGATTCGTTTAAGTGATGTGGATGGAGCCGCTCTGGTGGCTGCCGTGGCGGCACTCAAACCGGGGGAATGTCTTGAGCTTGCGGCTGGCACTTACACGGTGGATTCGTTTTGGAATGTGCAAGTCTCTGGGACTGCGGAGGCCCCGATAAAGATCCAGCCTGCTGACGGTGCGCGGGTGGTCATCACCCGTTCAGATGCTCAACAAAACATCATCAATGTGGGGCAGTCTGCACCGGTTTCGCATCTCGTTTTTCGGGGCATTGAATTCACGGGTGGCAGCCATGGGATGCGCCTGGGGCATTGCAGCGATGTGTGGGTGGACCAGTGCCACATCCACCACACGGGAGGTCCCTGCATCACGGCGAATAGTGCCGATACTCGCCGGCTTTTCCTCACCCGCAATCACCTCCATGATGGCGGTGGCCATGGTGAGGGCATGTATCTCGGCGGTAATGAGGCCTCGGTGATCATGAGTGAAAGCGTCATCGCTCTGAATCACGTCCATGATTGCGCTGGTAGTCAGGGAGATGGCATCGAAGTCAAGCAGGGCTCCTGGGGAAACCTTATCGCTGAAAATCACATTCACGATACTCAATATCCGTGCATCACGGTTTATGGAACGGGAGGTAAACCCGTGAATATGATCGAGAGAAATCTCTGCTATCGCAGTGCCGACAATGTCATGCAGGTGCAAGGAGAAGCCGTGGTGAGAAACAACATTCTGATCGCTGGTAAAAACGCCGGTTTTTCCAGCATGGATCACCAGGGTAAGACGCTGAATCTTCAAGTCATCCACAATACCATCATCAATACGGGACACGCTTTTAGTGGTCGTTCATGGAATGGCCGGGAAGGTTTAATTCTTGCCAACAACATCGTGTATTCTCGGGATGCCAATGCCCTCCACTTTCCCAATGGCAGTGAAGGGGCGAATCTGGCTGGAAACGTGGTGCTGGGGGCAGGGGACAAACACCGCCAGACCGTGGGGCGGAGCTTGGAACAAGACCTTCCAGACTTGAGCTGGGATGGTGCCAAACATGATGCGAAACCTTCCTCCACAGCGCCTTTTGCCCAGGCCGAGGGGTCGCATTTACAGGCTACGGACTTTCACGGGATGCCCCGTAGCCAGCCCATCAGTGGTGCGGTGACACGCTGATTGGCTGAGTGCGAGAGGAGTTTGGCATGTGAGATCAGAGAACCTCCGCAGATACGGTACCCTGCCGGGCACCCCCCACGGTGCGCGGAGCGATGCGGGCGCGCCAGATGTAACGCTGGAAAAGCACCTTCACACTGGCGGTCATGGGCACTGCCAAGATAGCTCCTAAGAGACCACCGAGGAGCAGGGTCCACACGAGCACACTGGCGATGACCGTCATGGGGTGTAGGCCTACGGCCTCGCCCACGATGCGGGGCGTAATAAAGAGACCATCAATCTGCTGCACCATGATGAAGATGATGCTTACCGCCAGAGGTAGGGCCCACCAAGGATCGCCGGGGATAAGCGCGCTGCCCCCCTGGACGGCCCCGATGATGACGGCGGGGATCCAGCACAGGGCAATGCCCAAGTAGGGAATGATGCCTGCGACACACAGGGCCAAACCAATAAGGAGGCCAAAGTCCAACCCGATGATCATGAGGCCCGCGCCCGTTGCGATGCCATTGATGACGCTCACAAAGAGCTGGCCGCGAAAGAAAGCGATGAGGTAACGATTGATCTCATTCAAACAGGAGACCACCTCATCCTTAAAGGCGCTGGCCCGCAGCGGCAGGTAGTCTGACCACTGGGTCTTGATCTTCGCACTCTCGATGAGGAAATAGTAGAGATAGAGTGGGACGATGATGAGCGAGAGGAGGAAGCCGAAGATACCGAGGAACCCCCCAAAGGTGGAGCGGATAAACTTCCACGCATTGCTCAAGACCGTGGGCAGCGTCGTCTTCACCCAGTCACCCGTGAGCAGTGCCTTGAGGTCGAAATCGAGCTCGCTCGGAGGCTCTTTGTCCTGGCTTTCCAGGCTCGCTTCTTGAGTGGTATTGGGTTCTTGCGTGATTCCACCCAGGGCGGGCGAAGCGGGAGCAGCAGGGACCGTCGGGGCTGAGACTGTGTCTGGGGAGGGGGATGATGTCTGAGGGGCAGGGGTGGGAGAATTGGATTTTGAGCCATCCACCAAATCTGCCAATGGCGCAGGGAGGGGGATGCCGTATTCACGCTCCATGCGGGTAGCAAAGTCGAGCACGGCCGCACGCGCCTTGACCGTGTAACCTGGGATTTTCTTGGCGAGGTTGGAGGTCTGTTCGCCCAACTTGGGCAGGATCCACCAGCCTAGCCCGAAAAGTCCCATGCTAAAAACCGCGAAGATGATGAGTACGGCACGCTGACGCTTGAGCCCTTTTCGCTCCAGCCACGCGACCCCTGGTTCTAGTAAGTAGGCTAGAACACCCGCCACTGCAAAGGGCATGAGGATGGGCTGCAGAAAGCCGATGACTTGGGTGCTGAGGTAAATGAATCCGATGGCCAGGGCCCCGACCAGGGTGATGGATAAAGCGGTGATCGCTGTCCAAAGGGCACTGCGCTGAAAGGCCGTGGGGAGATTCTTCATGGGACGCGAGAGGGTGGCAGAGGATTGCAAAGATGGAAGCAGGATTCACATAGACCCTGCGGAAAGTACCCTGGATGAGTCGGGGCAGGATTAGGAACGTTTTCCCAACCTTCAGGAAGTGGAATTTTGCAGTAATCTTGTAGCCGATCGCTGGTGCTGATTTGCTTTCTAAATATTCACCGGTGGTTGCCGAGCTGGAAGCCTCCGCTAGCTTGAGGAAATGCGCATTCTCATCGCTAGCGACAAGTACAAAGGTTCCCTCACTGCCACTCAGGTGGCGAGGATCATTGAGCTGGGGCTTGGTGAAACACTGCCGGATATCGTCTGTGATCTCTGCCCCATCGCTGATGGTGGAGAGGGCACGACGGAGGCGATGGTGACCGCGCTGGGAGGGGAATGGATGACAGTTGCGACGGTGGATGCCCAAGGCCGTGAATGCTTAGCCCGCTATGGGTGGTGCGCTGACCAAGCCGTGATGGAGATGAGTGCAGCCAGTGGCCTTGCCATGGTGAATGATCTTGAACTGAATCCGCGCACCGCTAGCACTTATGGAACTGGAGTGATGCTGAAACATGCGCTGGATCGCGGCGTGAAAAAGATCGTCATAGGCATCGGCGGCAGTGCTACGAATGACGGTGGTCTCGGCATGGCCGCTGCCTTGGGTTATCGTTTCCTAGATGCTGCCGGTGGGGATGTGCCTCCGCTCATGACCGAAGTGCTGCGCATGCGCCACATTCAGTCGCCCGGGGATGTTTATGGCCCTATTCTCGTGGCCTGCGATGTGGACAATCCCTTGTTAGGTGAAGTTGGGGCCACCCGTATTTATGGGCCTCAGAAGGGGGTGAAAGATTTTGTCTGGTTTGAAGATAGGCTGGCCCATTTGGCAGACATGGTCGCCCGGGACCTGGGGACGGACCCGCGCGATGTGCCGGGCGCCGGAGCCGCCGGCGGGCTGGGCTGGGGGCTAATGGCTTTTATGGGAGCCCATTTGACTCATGGCTTTGACCTGGTGGCCGAGCAGATCGGCCTAGAGGCCCGGGTAGCACAGGCAGACCTCGTGATCACTGGAGAGGGGCGTCTGGATGCCCAGACCCTGCACGGCAAAGGTCCCGTGGGCATCGCCCAGATGGCCCGGCGACTGAGGAAAAAGGTGGCGGCCTTTGCGGGAGGGATCGAGGATTCTCCCGCTTTGCAGGCACAATTCGATTTCACCCGGGCGACCAAACCTGACTCCCTGCCATTGGCCGAGGCGATTGCACGGGCTGAGGAACTGTTGGCCCTGGCTGTGCGCGAAAGCTCGGGGGAGATTGGTCGCCTGCTGGCTAGGTAATGCAGTTTTCGGTTTTCAGGATTCGGTTTTCAGACACTATCAGGGCCTGACTTCGGGAATTGAATCCCGAATGCCGAAACTGAATACAGAATCCTGACATCACGATGCCAAAACAAGCCGTCCTCCTCTTCGCTGGTCAAGGTGCCCAAAAAGTGGGCATGGGAAAAGATCTCGCCGAGGCCTATCCCGCAGTGAGCGACCTACTCTCCCAAGCCGATGCGGCGATCGGCTACCCGCTCTCGCAAATCATGTTTGAGGGGCCGATGGAGGAATTGACGAAGACCAGCCGCTGCCAGCCTGCGCTTTACGCCCATGGCCTCGCCTTGCTGGAAGTGCTGAAGTCCAAAGTGCCCGATCTTGAGATCACAGCCACTGCGGGCCTCTCCCTGGGCGAATTTACCGCTCACGCCGCCGCTGGAACTTTTGACTTTGCCACCGGGCTGAACCTGGTATTCCAGCGCGGCAGTTTCATGGAAGAGGCCTGCGATACGACGCGTGGAGCTATGCTGGCCATGCTGGGCGGCGAAGAAAGCGCCATCCGTGAACTGGCTGCCGAATGCGATGTGGACGTGGCGAACCTGAATGCCCCCGGCCAGATCGTGCTCAGCGGCAGTGTGGAAGGCATCGAAGCCGCTGCTGCCAAGGCAAAGGACAAGGGTATCAAACGCGCCATTCCCCTGCCTGTCGCCGGGGCCTACCACAGCCGCCTGATGAAAAGCGCCCAGGACAAGCTGGCTGTGGCCTTGGAAAAAGCCACCATCGTCAGCCCGGGCGTGCCCGTGGTGTGCAATTTCGAAGCGCGGCCCGTGAACCGTCAGGAGGAGATCCGCGCCACGCTGACCGCCCAGGTCACGGGCAGTGTCCGCTGGGTGGAGTCCATGCAATATCTCATCGCCCAAGGCCACACCCTATTCATCGAACTCGGGCCGGACGCGACCCTGGCCGGCCTGATGGGCAAGATTGATAAAACCGTCAAAGTCATCTCCATCAAGGACACCGCGACGTTGGACGCGGCCGTGGCGGAGTTGAATGCGTGACGTTCTAAAGTCCTGAGCCCCTCCAATCGATTCTCCTGGAGGGGCTCCAGGTTTACTGTCCAGGTGCTACTGCTAGGCGAATGCCTTGTGACTGTAGAAGTTTGTTAAAAACACCCGGCACATTTTTATCATGTGTCGGCGCACTGTTCTTGATCTTGAATGGTGGATTTCAATCCATCCACAGTCATAACAAATCAGTAGGTCCATCGTTTCGGAGCCTTTTTCGATTCGAATGGCGTGACGCGGGTCAAAACATTTGCTGGCCTCTAAAGCGAATATGGGAACCTGAGTCGAGAGGGTGTCTGCGACGAGATGTTTCTGCTCATTGTTGAGTTGGAAGCTGCCTAGAATGGGATAGTCCTTGAGCGTCACACGATGTGCTGGGTCATCTTCGCTAAGGTTTTCCGGCTTGGGTTCCAGAGATAAGAAAATAACAGTTGGGCTCTTCTTGATACTTTCCAGGACCTCGCTGGGCAGTTTGTTGTATCGGATTGAAAAGACGCCGATTGAACCCAGAATTACCGCAAACGCGAGCCATCGGAAAAAAGAGGAAGATACCGGAGAAGCACTCATTGGCTGGAAATTGGGAGGCGTGAGCAGCTTAGCAGAAGCGAATAATAATCTGAACGACAAACCGTCGGTTTCGTCTATCTTTTCCGAACCCCCAACCCTGTTATGCTCGAAATTTTCGAAAGTCCCCTGAACACCTTTGGCATGGGCTTTGCCCTCGGTGCCATCTTTTTGGTCATGGCCTACTTCAGCCACTGGAAAACCAAAGGTGAGTTTAAACGCTACAAGTCCCACCTGAGCGACAAGCTGGAGCTGGATGCGAAACAACTCCAGGATACCAACAAGGAGCGCGCCCGCCTGGCCCAGGAAAATGAGCATCTGCGAATCCAGGTGAACCGTCTCAATGAGCGTCCTGACAACAAGCTTCAGCGTGAGCTGGAAGTGCTAGCCCGTGCGGAAAAGCACATGCTGATCAATGCTCCTGGCTTTGCTCCCGCGTGGGAAATGGCCAAGTCCCAAGCTCTTTCACAGATGGAGACCGAGGAAAAGGGTATGTCTTTCCCGCAGAAAATCTTCCGCAAGCTCATCGGCCCAGGTTCCAATGGCAATGCAGCCCTGCCTGAAAATGGCAGCAGCCACAGCAAGTCTGGCACTACTGAGACTGCTACGACGACCACAGCCGTCTAAGCTGTCGAGCTACTCCTCTTTTCAATCAGCCCGGTGTGTGAAGCACCGGGCTTTTTTGTGCCTGGAAACTTCCATCGAAGACCAAGATGAGGCAGCCTAAAAAGCCCCTCACACCAACCACGTTGCCAGTCCCAGGAAAACCCCCATGCTCACCACATCCGTGGCCGTGGTGAGGAAGATGCTGGAAGCCGTGGCGGGATCCGCCCCCAGCTTCCTCAAGGTGAGGGGAATCAGCGCCCCACACAGGCCACTGACCACACAACTGGCCACCATGGAAAGCAGCACGACGACGCCCAGCATCACTGCCTTGGGGTTTTCTTGACTGCTCGCATACAGAAACATGCCGATGCCCGCCGTTAGGCCCACAAGCGCACCATTGAGGAGGCCTAGCGTGCCTTCTTTCATCACCAGTCGTCGTTCATCGCCAGCCTTCAGGTCTCCCAGCGTCATGCCGCGCAATGCCACCGCCAGCGCCTGGCAGCCCGTATTGCCAGACTGCCCCGCTAGCACCGGGAGAAAGGCAGCGAGGAGAACGAGGCGATCCAGCGTAGGCTCGAAATAACCCACCACGCCTGCCGCGAGAAAGGCGGTAACGAGATTCACCTGGAGCCAGGGGTGGCGAAAGCGCAGGCTGCGCCAGAGGGGCGTGCTCAGGCGCTCTTCATCATTCACGCCCATCATCGTTCCTGCCTGGGCGCTGATTTCGATGGCGCGGGCTTCGAATAAGTTTTGTCCCCGCACCAGGCCCAGTAGCCGCCCTTCCGCATCGCAAACAGGGTAAACGGGCAGGTGCCGGTTCACCGTTTGCTTCATGGCGTCTGTCAGTTCCATGTCTGGGCGCAGAGCGAAGATATTGGTGTACATGACCTCTGAAAGCAGCGCCTCCGGTTTGCCTAACATCAAGTCACGAAAGACCAGCACGCCCAGCAGGCGGTTGGCATCATCCGTGACATAACCGTAGGTGATGAAGGCACGCTTCGTCAGCTTGCGCAGCGCCTCAATGGTGCCTTGCACTGTCATGGACGGGCGGAAAACGGCCACGGGAGGCTCCATCAGCCAGCCCACGGAGTCTTCAGGATATTCTCGGTTGCGCATCCACTGGCGTGCTTTCTCGATGGGCGCCGCTGCGATGATGGTGCAGCGATGCTCGTCGGTCATCTCATGCAGCACTTGTTGAGCTACCATGGGATTCAGCGCCTCTAGCACTCGCACGCCGTCCAGTGCGGGCAGGGTTTCTAGAAGGTCTGCAGCATCGTGAGGTGCACGCTCGCGGACGTCTTCGAGGAGGTTGGCATCGGCTTCCAGGCTCATGAGCCTAGAGTTAATGCGGACTTGCCCAGGTGTCCATCCAGGGGACGGCCTTCTAAAGGAAAAACTGCCAGTAAAATTCCGAGTTTGAAGTGCTTCTGTAACCGATGGATCGGAACCGAGTTCCTCTAACCTATGATTGATATGCGTGCTCTCTTCGACCTCTGCTTACTTTTGCTCACCTGCACCTCTCTCCCTGCTCTGGATATTCCCGTGGATGACACCACCATCGTCATTGGAGAGCGCGTGGGCCCCATCGAAAAAGGCATGACGCTCTTTGGGCTGAAAACGCTCTTAGGCGCTGGGAAGGTGAAGGCCGCCGACATCGAAGTGGGCGAGGGCGAAACGCTGCCTGGAGCCAAGCTCTTTGAAGGCACGGATAAAGAATTGGAAGTCCTCTTCAATCCCGAAGGCGACGAAAAGGAGGTTTGGGATATCCGCATCATCGGTAAGGCCTGGAAGTTTGAAAATGGGCTCAAGGTGGGGCTGTCGCTGGAAGAGGTGGAAAAGATCAACGGCGGCCCTTTCATCATCTTCGGTTTTGGCTGGGACTACGGTGGCTACGCGAACCTCAAAGGCGGCAAACTGGACGGCAAAGTGAGCCTGCGTTTTGAGCCCGGGAAGAACACCGACAACTCGCTGATGGGAGACCAGGAAATCCCGACGACCAACGTCAAACTGCGTGCCTCCAAACCGAAGGTGGAGTCCATCACGGTCATTTTCCGTCAAACGGCCGCCTGACCCCAATGTCGATTTTGATTCGTTAACTCCGGTGGAGAAAGAGCCATCCGCCTGTCGCAAAGAGGAATCTGCTCTTGCCGTTCGGCTTCGGCTTTTCATCATGGTGCAGATCCAACCACCCCATGAAAGCCCTCGTCCTCACCGCTCCGTCCGAATTTAGCTATGAAACCGCATTCCCAGACCCGACTCCCGGGGCAGGTGAGGTGCTGGTGAAGATCAAGGCCTGTGGCATCTGCGGCAGTGATATTCATGGCATGGATGGCCGCAGTGGCCGCCGCCAGATGCCCATCGTCATGGGCCATGAAGCTGCGGGCGAAATCACCGAAGTGGGCGAAGGTGTGACCGACTGGAAAGTGGGCGACCGCGTCACCTTTGACTCCACCGAATACTGCGGTGAGTGCGAGGAGTGCCAGGCAGGTTACGTGAATCTTTGCCCGGATCGCAAGGTCCTGGGTGTGTCTCCAGGCAGCTACCGCCGCCACGGCTGTTTTGCTGAAAAGATCGTGCTGCCTCAGCGCATCCTCTATCGCATTCCCGAGGCTCTTTCGTTTGAAAAGGCTGCCTTTGCCGAGCCAGTGGCCATCGCTCTCCATGCGGTCAATTTGGCGGATGGCATCGAAGTGGGCGAAGCCTTTGCCGATGAATGCGAAGAGGGTGACTGTGGCGCGTGTGGGGAGGGCTGTGGGCATGACCATGGTGAAGCCCACGAACACGGCCAGGAAGAAATCCGGGGCGGCGTGGCCGTGGTGGTCGGCGCAGGCCTGATCGGCCTCCTGGTCATCCAGTCTCTCAAGGCCCGTGGTTGGGAGCGTGTGATCGCCGTGGATCTGGATGACAAACGGCTGGAGCTTTCAAAGACCCTGGGGGCCGATGATGCCTTCAATGCCAAGCAGGAAAACCTAGCCATGCACCTGCGTGAGATCACTGGCGGTGATGGTGCCGATGCCAGCTTTGAAGTCGTGGGTGCTGGTGCTCCGGTGGACCTCGCCGTGCGCTGCGTTCGCAAAGGTGGCCAAGTCATCTTGGTAGGCAATCTTCAGGCCTCCATCCCATTCC is a window of Prosthecobacter dejongeii DNA encoding:
- the folD gene encoding bifunctional methylenetetrahydrofolate dehydrogenase/methenyltetrahydrofolate cyclohydrolase FolD, which gives rise to MQLISGAAVAEKVLEECRRDIAALAAVGKKPGLAVVLIGDDPASRAYVRSKDKKCRDLGLHSVKLELPASTTQEEVLAHVHALNNDPAIHGILVQSPPPPHIDEAAIVRAIDPAKDVDGFHPVNVAKLALEDPTGFVPCTPLGCQRLLMDAGIETKGANAVVLGRSMIVGKPMALLLMAKGPGGDATVTVAHSRTQDLAFITQKADIIIAAIGRPEFLKAEHVREGAVVIDVGINRVEAPGTEKGYKLVGDVAFEEVAPKCKAITPVPGGVGPMTIAMLMANTIKACKQS
- a CDS encoding polysaccharide pyruvyl transferase family protein, which codes for MTTRRSFLSAVTAALGGSLFAANGQPKKVLLMSAWDTVNIGDIGHTPGTLHILEQHLPEVKVVVWAMKLDERVLAMLKRRFPKAEFLQGNLTGKKPNDEALRAAIASCDVFIRNSGMGQDTSWMKHCRDLGKPYGVYGQSYFDTMVTGDKGAENMALLNTAAFIYTRESRTLKMLQGAGVKTPVLEFAPDGCFGIDVRDEERGLATMKKLGLEDKKFITVLLRTNTPKAPGVDDPRPQKLNPLHPTPQQVEDDQRRAAGFRELITKWVQATGYKVLIAPETFKEMEHNKRLIHDPLPKEIQKHVVNLEYFWNADEAASIFARAHTVVCHEPHSPIIALANGTPIIHWFSEFHGLKCWMFEDIGLKDWLLEIDTIPAETVFQTVMAIEKDYPAAQAKVKKAMDFVKERQTSTMSVVGKVIQAR
- a CDS encoding right-handed parallel beta-helix repeat-containing protein; the encoded protein is MCRFFIALCLLTQVVRAGVYEPDWASITPRRVIRLSDVDGAALVAAVAALKPGECLELAAGTYTVDSFWNVQVSGTAEAPIKIQPADGARVVITRSDAQQNIINVGQSAPVSHLVFRGIEFTGGSHGMRLGHCSDVWVDQCHIHHTGGPCITANSADTRRLFLTRNHLHDGGGHGEGMYLGGNEASVIMSESVIALNHVHDCAGSQGDGIEVKQGSWGNLIAENHIHDTQYPCITVYGTGGKPVNMIERNLCYRSADNVMQVQGEAVVRNNILIAGKNAGFSSMDHQGKTLNLQVIHNTIINTGHAFSGRSWNGREGLILANNIVYSRDANALHFPNGSEGANLAGNVVLGAGDKHRQTVGRSLEQDLPDLSWDGAKHDAKPSSTAPFAQAEGSHLQATDFHGMPRSQPISGAVTR
- a CDS encoding AI-2E family transporter, whose protein sequence is MKNLPTAFQRSALWTAITALSITLVGALAIGFIYLSTQVIGFLQPILMPFAVAGVLAYLLEPGVAWLERKGLKRQRAVLIIFAVFSMGLFGLGWWILPKLGEQTSNLAKKIPGYTVKARAAVLDFATRMEREYGIPLPAPLADLVDGSKSNSPTPAPQTSSPSPDTVSAPTVPAAPASPALGGITQEPNTTQEASLESQDKEPPSELDFDLKALLTGDWVKTTLPTVLSNAWKFIRSTFGGFLGIFGFLLSLIIVPLYLYYFLIESAKIKTQWSDYLPLRASAFKDEVVSCLNEINRYLIAFFRGQLFVSVINGIATGAGLMIIGLDFGLLIGLALCVAGIIPYLGIALCWIPAVIIGAVQGGSALIPGDPWWALPLAVSIIFIMVQQIDGLFITPRIVGEAVGLHPMTVIASVLVWTLLLGGLLGAILAVPMTASVKVLFQRYIWRARIAPRTVGGARQGTVSAEVL
- a CDS encoding glycerate kinase, which gives rise to MRILIASDKYKGSLTATQVARIIELGLGETLPDIVCDLCPIADGGEGTTEAMVTALGGEWMTVATVDAQGRECLARYGWCADQAVMEMSAASGLAMVNDLELNPRTASTYGTGVMLKHALDRGVKKIVIGIGGSATNDGGLGMAAALGYRFLDAAGGDVPPLMTEVLRMRHIQSPGDVYGPILVACDVDNPLLGEVGATRIYGPQKGVKDFVWFEDRLAHLADMVARDLGTDPRDVPGAGAAGGLGWGLMAFMGAHLTHGFDLVAEQIGLEARVAQADLVITGEGRLDAQTLHGKGPVGIAQMARRLRKKVAAFAGGIEDSPALQAQFDFTRATKPDSLPLAEAIARAEELLALAVRESSGEIGRLLAR
- the fabD gene encoding ACP S-malonyltransferase encodes the protein MPKQAVLLFAGQGAQKVGMGKDLAEAYPAVSDLLSQADAAIGYPLSQIMFEGPMEELTKTSRCQPALYAHGLALLEVLKSKVPDLEITATAGLSLGEFTAHAAAGTFDFATGLNLVFQRGSFMEEACDTTRGAMLAMLGGEESAIRELAAECDVDVANLNAPGQIVLSGSVEGIEAAAAKAKDKGIKRAIPLPVAGAYHSRLMKSAQDKLAVALEKATIVSPGVPVVCNFEARPVNRQEEIRATLTAQVTGSVRWVESMQYLIAQGHTLFIELGPDATLAGLMGKIDKTVKVISIKDTATLDAAVAELNA
- a CDS encoding magnesium transporter; this translates as MSLEADANLLEDVRERAPHDAADLLETLPALDGVRVLEALNPMVAQQVLHEMTDEHRCTIIAAAPIEKARQWMRNREYPEDSVGWLMEPPVAVFRPSMTVQGTIEALRKLTKRAFITYGYVTDDANRLLGVLVFRDLMLGKPEALLSEVMYTNIFALRPDMELTDAMKQTVNRHLPVYPVCDAEGRLLGLVRGQNLFEARAIEISAQAGTMMGVNDEERLSTPLWRSLRFRHPWLQVNLVTAFLAAGVVGYFEPTLDRLVLLAAFLPVLAGQSGNTGCQALAVALRGMTLGDLKAGDERRLVMKEGTLGLLNGALVGLTAGIGMFLYASSQENPKAVMLGVVVLLSMVASCVVSGLCGALIPLTLRKLGADPATASSIFLTTATDVVSMGVFLGLATWLV
- a CDS encoding galactitol-1-phosphate 5-dehydrogenase, which produces MKALVLTAPSEFSYETAFPDPTPGAGEVLVKIKACGICGSDIHGMDGRSGRRQMPIVMGHEAAGEITEVGEGVTDWKVGDRVTFDSTEYCGECEECQAGYVNLCPDRKVLGVSPGSYRRHGCFAEKIVLPQRILYRIPEALSFEKAAFAEPVAIALHAVNLADGIEVGEAFADECEEGDCGACGEGCGHDHGEAHEHGQEEIRGGVAVVVGAGLIGLLVIQSLKARGWERVIAVDLDDKRLELSKTLGADDAFNAKQENLAMHLREITGGDGADASFEVVGAGAPVDLAVRCVRKGGQVILVGNLQASIPFPLQEVVTRQITLRGSCSCAGEYPEAIRRIEDGSIQVEPLLSAVAPLEEGAGWFKRLYDNKEGLLKVVLKPE